A window of Oncorhynchus kisutch isolate 150728-3 linkage group LG10, Okis_V2, whole genome shotgun sequence contains these coding sequences:
- the LOC109897488 gene encoding oxysterol-binding protein-related protein 1-like isoform X1 has translation MTSAFRDSDSEHSLSFFEAVASHSFDKDEEKGSVLFSSKRSSPTSMSQENHHGNEEESRPNGIVRHRTSLPASMFSRNDFSIWSILRKCIGMELSKITMPVIFNEPLSFLQRLTEYMEHTYLIHQANASSDSIERMKCVAAFAVSAVASQWERTGKPFNPLLGETYELVREDLGFRLISEQVSHHPPVSAFHAEGLKKDFVFHGSIYPKLKFWGKSVEAEPKGIITLELPKYNEAYTWTNPTCCVHNIIVGQLWIEQYGNVEVLNHKTGERCCLNFKPCGLFGKELHKVEGYILDKSKKKVCSLYGKWTECMYIVDYAALEAHKKSGKGTVEKKSSKPGSREEVEEISLPEADTVEVIPGSYLLWRIAPRPVNSTEMYSFTSFAMQLNELDKDMDGLIPKTDCRLRPDIRAMENGDIDLASEEKKRLEEKQRAACKTHSKSDDELKTKNPALGPRWFQQGQNPHNGSQDWLFSTGYWNRNYPLLPDIY, from the exons ATGACTTCAGCCTTCAGAG ATTCGGACTCGGAGCACTCTCTGAGCTTCTTTGAGGCGGTGGCCAGTCATTCATTTGACAAGGACGAGGAGAAAGGCTCTGTCCTGTTCAGCAGCAAGCGCAGCAGCCCAACCAGCATGTCTCAGGAGAATCACCATGGCAATGAGGAGGAGTCCCGACCCAATGGGATTGTGAGGCACAG AACAAGTTTACCAGCATCCATGTTCTCCAGAAATGACTTCAGCATCTGGAGTATCCTGAGGAAATGCATTGGCATG GAGCTGTCTAAAATTACCATGCCAGTGATTTTTAATGAGCCCCTGAGCTTCCTTCAGCGTCTGACAGAGTACATGGAGCACACATACCTCATCCACCAGGCCAACGCCTCCTCTGACTCCATAGAGAGGATGAAG TGTGTGGCAGCGTTTGCTGTGTCTGCTGTGGCTTCCCAGTGGGAGAGAACTGGGAAACCCTTCAACCCGCTACTGGGAGAGACCTACGAACTGGTCAG AGAGGACCTGGGGTTCAGGTTGATCTCAGAGCAGGTGAGCCACCATCCACCAGTCAGTGCGTTCCACGCCGAAGGCCTGAAGAAAGACTTTGTGTTCCATGGCTCCATCTACCCCAAACTCAAGTTCTGGGGCAAGAGCGTGGAGGCTGAACCCAAAGGCATCATCACACTGGAGCTTCCCAA GTACAATGAGGCCTACACATGGACAAACCCTACATGTTGTGTCCACAACATCATCGTGGGGCAGCTGTGGATTGAGCAGTATGGCAACGTGGAGGTGCTCAACCACAA AACTGGAGAAAGATGCTGTTTGAATTTCAAACCCTGTGGCCTTTTTGGCAAGGAATTGCACAAAGTTGAAGGCTACATTCTGGACAAAAG CAAAAAGAAGGTATGTTCTCTCTACGGAAAGTGGACAGAGTGTATGTACATTGTGGATTATGCTGCATTGGAGGCACATAAGAAAAGTGGAAAGGGGACAGTGGAAAAGAAAAGCAGCAAACCG GGCTCTCGTGAGGAAGTGGAGGAGATCTCCCTACCAGAGGCTGACACAGTCGAGGTCATCCCAGGCAGCTATCTCCTTTGGAGGATAGCCCCCAGACCAGTCAACTCTACAGAG ATGTACAGCTTCACGTCGTTTGCCATGCAACTGAACGAGCTGGATAAAGATATGGATGGGCTCATCCCAAAGACAGACTGCAGGCTTAGGCCAGACATACGAGCCATGGAGAACGGAGATATTG ATCTTGCAAGTGAGGAGAAGAAGAGActagaagagaaacagagagctgcATGTAAAACCCATTCCAAATCTGATGACGAGTTGAAAACAAA AAACCCTGCCCTCGGCCCCAG GTGGTTTCAACAGGGTCAGAATCCCCACAATGGCTCCCAGGACTGGTTGTTCTCCACTGGGTACTGGAACCGCAACTATCCCCTGTTACCTGATATTTACTGA
- the LOC109897488 gene encoding oxysterol-binding protein-related protein 1-like isoform X2: MSQENHHGNEEESRPNGIVRHRTSLPASMFSRNDFSIWSILRKCIGMELSKITMPVIFNEPLSFLQRLTEYMEHTYLIHQANASSDSIERMKCVAAFAVSAVASQWERTGKPFNPLLGETYELVREDLGFRLISEQVSHHPPVSAFHAEGLKKDFVFHGSIYPKLKFWGKSVEAEPKGIITLELPKYNEAYTWTNPTCCVHNIIVGQLWIEQYGNVEVLNHKTGERCCLNFKPCGLFGKELHKVEGYILDKSKKKVCSLYGKWTECMYIVDYAALEAHKKSGKGTVEKKSSKPGSREEVEEISLPEADTVEVIPGSYLLWRIAPRPVNSTEMYSFTSFAMQLNELDKDMDGLIPKTDCRLRPDIRAMENGDIDLASEEKKRLEEKQRAACKTHSKSDDELKTKNPALGPRWFQQGQNPHNGSQDWLFSTGYWNRNYPLLPDIY, from the exons ATGTCTCAGGAGAATCACCATGGCAATGAGGAGGAGTCCCGACCCAATGGGATTGTGAGGCACAG AACAAGTTTACCAGCATCCATGTTCTCCAGAAATGACTTCAGCATCTGGAGTATCCTGAGGAAATGCATTGGCATG GAGCTGTCTAAAATTACCATGCCAGTGATTTTTAATGAGCCCCTGAGCTTCCTTCAGCGTCTGACAGAGTACATGGAGCACACATACCTCATCCACCAGGCCAACGCCTCCTCTGACTCCATAGAGAGGATGAAG TGTGTGGCAGCGTTTGCTGTGTCTGCTGTGGCTTCCCAGTGGGAGAGAACTGGGAAACCCTTCAACCCGCTACTGGGAGAGACCTACGAACTGGTCAG AGAGGACCTGGGGTTCAGGTTGATCTCAGAGCAGGTGAGCCACCATCCACCAGTCAGTGCGTTCCACGCCGAAGGCCTGAAGAAAGACTTTGTGTTCCATGGCTCCATCTACCCCAAACTCAAGTTCTGGGGCAAGAGCGTGGAGGCTGAACCCAAAGGCATCATCACACTGGAGCTTCCCAA GTACAATGAGGCCTACACATGGACAAACCCTACATGTTGTGTCCACAACATCATCGTGGGGCAGCTGTGGATTGAGCAGTATGGCAACGTGGAGGTGCTCAACCACAA AACTGGAGAAAGATGCTGTTTGAATTTCAAACCCTGTGGCCTTTTTGGCAAGGAATTGCACAAAGTTGAAGGCTACATTCTGGACAAAAG CAAAAAGAAGGTATGTTCTCTCTACGGAAAGTGGACAGAGTGTATGTACATTGTGGATTATGCTGCATTGGAGGCACATAAGAAAAGTGGAAAGGGGACAGTGGAAAAGAAAAGCAGCAAACCG GGCTCTCGTGAGGAAGTGGAGGAGATCTCCCTACCAGAGGCTGACACAGTCGAGGTCATCCCAGGCAGCTATCTCCTTTGGAGGATAGCCCCCAGACCAGTCAACTCTACAGAG ATGTACAGCTTCACGTCGTTTGCCATGCAACTGAACGAGCTGGATAAAGATATGGATGGGCTCATCCCAAAGACAGACTGCAGGCTTAGGCCAGACATACGAGCCATGGAGAACGGAGATATTG ATCTTGCAAGTGAGGAGAAGAAGAGActagaagagaaacagagagctgcATGTAAAACCCATTCCAAATCTGATGACGAGTTGAAAACAAA AAACCCTGCCCTCGGCCCCAG GTGGTTTCAACAGGGTCAGAATCCCCACAATGGCTCCCAGGACTGGTTGTTCTCCACTGGGTACTGGAACCGCAACTATCCCCTGTTACCTGATATTTACTGA